One window of the Granulicella arctica genome contains the following:
- a CDS encoding glycosyl hydrolase family 95 catalytic domain-containing protein — protein sequence MPLSVDCYLRMSLVRIVSATCCLIGTTCLAAQPGTTAWRDGSFHIERKGIVERSDVILQKPNLLPQQAMPLGNGRLGLAVWAENGYTAQLNRGDTFPLRLSPGQVNIPSLKRLTDAPDYGARLNVYNGEFEEHGGGMTATTYVAEALDVMIIDVTGADPKILQSAELTLWSPRQPKALVNGNSGALAETWLDDKEAGASGETFGSLAAITADGNDLHAEKTSALTVKITFHSHIDGSFRILVGSPTWRGGDALASASTLLVAAAKLSTEEHRTWWHHFWERPGLMKLSSADHAAEYLENLRTIDLFTAAAESRDKLPGSQAGIGDLFSSIRDSHKWGPSAYWHWNLRMQVSANLGAGLPELNDSYFALYRQNLPNILAWTKLHMAGRPGICVPETMRFNGRGYENETWITEAALNCAGDSKPYYNARTISTGAEVSLWVWQQYLFTGDRKFLAQNYPILRESAQFLLAYATHTPDGGLHTFPSNAHESKWDVHDPTTDISAMHALFPAVIEAATILKIDPGLAAELKKELAHLPVLPRINLASPNVLTVANDDSAGTVIAASYDPAAETHNSENLGLEPVWPYGLIGDGGPLHAIAVRTFMARPNKNDNDWSADPVQAARLGLTAEFKSSLLALTERYQTYPSGLASFMGSEFYVEQAGVLADALQTALVQDYDGLVRIAPAWPKDWDADATVAIEHNGRVNLQLRKGDIITLGIDAGSADAIRIRNPWPGMRVEIVDARTNHPVVSATDGPVIGLKPVVGHSYLVRRAVAEGQPLEFKAVSGTPAFLPKSLGSRAIGIR from the coding sequence ATGCCGCTTTCTGTTGATTGCTACCTCCGCATGTCCCTCGTCCGTATTGTCTCCGCTACATGTTGCCTGATCGGAACCACCTGTCTTGCGGCGCAACCAGGAACAACCGCATGGCGCGATGGCAGCTTCCACATAGAGCGCAAAGGAATTGTCGAGCGCTCCGACGTGATTCTTCAAAAGCCAAATCTGCTTCCCCAGCAGGCTATGCCGCTTGGCAACGGACGCCTCGGGCTGGCGGTATGGGCCGAGAACGGGTATACCGCGCAGCTTAATCGCGGCGATACATTTCCTCTCCGACTCTCGCCTGGGCAGGTGAACATTCCCAGCCTCAAACGGCTTACGGACGCCCCGGACTATGGTGCGCGTCTCAATGTCTACAATGGAGAATTCGAGGAGCACGGCGGCGGCATGACCGCAACCACCTATGTTGCCGAAGCACTCGATGTAATGATCATCGACGTGACGGGTGCAGACCCGAAGATCTTACAGTCCGCCGAGCTCACGCTCTGGTCGCCTCGTCAGCCAAAAGCTCTGGTGAACGGCAACAGCGGTGCTCTCGCTGAGACCTGGCTTGATGACAAGGAAGCAGGAGCCAGCGGGGAGACCTTTGGCTCACTGGCTGCCATCACCGCCGACGGCAACGACCTTCATGCTGAGAAGACCAGTGCGCTCACGGTCAAGATTACTTTTCATTCGCACATAGATGGCTCCTTCCGCATCCTCGTTGGCTCACCTACGTGGCGCGGTGGTGACGCGCTTGCCTCGGCTTCAACACTGCTGGTTGCAGCCGCAAAGCTATCGACGGAAGAACACCGCACATGGTGGCATCACTTCTGGGAGCGGCCCGGCTTGATGAAGCTTTCATCTGCCGATCATGCGGCCGAGTACCTTGAGAATCTTCGCACCATCGACCTCTTCACCGCTGCCGCCGAGAGTAGGGACAAGTTGCCTGGGTCACAGGCTGGGATTGGCGACCTCTTCTCCTCGATTCGCGACTCGCACAAGTGGGGACCTTCGGCCTACTGGCATTGGAACCTCCGCATGCAGGTAAGCGCGAATCTAGGGGCGGGCCTTCCTGAACTGAACGATTCCTACTTTGCGCTCTACAGGCAGAATCTGCCGAATATCCTCGCCTGGACGAAGCTGCACATGGCTGGCCGCCCTGGTATCTGTGTGCCAGAGACGATGCGCTTCAATGGACGCGGTTATGAAAACGAGACCTGGATAACCGAGGCTGCACTCAACTGCGCCGGCGATTCGAAGCCCTATTACAACGCACGGACGATCTCGACAGGAGCCGAGGTATCGCTGTGGGTATGGCAGCAATATCTCTTCACCGGCGACCGTAAATTTCTTGCGCAGAATTATCCGATCCTTCGTGAGTCGGCACAATTTCTTCTGGCCTATGCGACTCACACGCCCGACGGCGGCCTTCACACCTTTCCATCGAACGCGCATGAGTCCAAGTGGGATGTTCATGATCCCACTACGGATATCTCTGCCATGCACGCGCTCTTCCCTGCCGTCATCGAGGCGGCAACGATCCTCAAGATTGACCCGGGGCTTGCAGCCGAGTTGAAAAAGGAGCTTGCCCATCTGCCTGTGCTGCCCCGTATCAATCTCGCTTCACCTAATGTGCTTACCGTTGCGAACGATGACTCAGCCGGAACGGTGATCGCTGCAAGTTACGACCCGGCGGCCGAAACGCATAACTCAGAGAATCTTGGCCTTGAACCAGTCTGGCCATACGGCCTGATTGGTGATGGTGGGCCGCTCCATGCGATTGCTGTTCGCACCTTTATGGCACGCCCGAACAAGAACGACAATGATTGGAGCGCTGATCCGGTTCAGGCAGCGAGATTGGGACTAACCGCAGAGTTCAAGTCCAGCCTTCTTGCCCTAACAGAACGCTACCAGACCTATCCATCTGGGCTTGCCAGTTTCATGGGATCTGAGTTCTACGTCGAGCAAGCTGGTGTGCTTGCCGATGCCCTGCAGACAGCACTCGTTCAGGATTACGACGGCCTCGTTCGCATCGCTCCTGCGTGGCCCAAGGATTGGGACGCCGATGCCACTGTGGCAATCGAGCACAACGGCAGGGTCAACCTGCAACTTCGCAAGGGAGATATCATTACCCTCGGCATCGACGCAGGCTCTGCGGACGCTATCAGGATCCGCAATCCGTGGCCAGGCATGCGGGTAGAGATCGTTGATGCCCGCACGAATCATCCTGTGGTATCAGCAACTGACGGTCCCGTGATCGGACTGAAACCGGTAGTGGGTCACAGTTATCTCGTGAGACGAGCCGTTGCGGAAGGTCAGCCGTTGGAATTCAAGGCTGTGTCAGGAACTCCCGCGTTCCTACCAAAGTCTCTCGGTTCCCGCGCTATCGGGATTCGATAA
- a CDS encoding MGMT family protein — MIGGGGSLTDCAGGAGRKRMLLDLEGALPSRQLTLL, encoded by the coding sequence GTGATCGGGGGTGGCGGCAGCCTGACGGACTGTGCCGGAGGGGCCGGCCGCAAACGGATGCTATTGGACCTGGAAGGAGCGTTGCCGTCACGGCAACTTACTCTTTTATAG
- a CDS encoding EAL domain-containing protein: MMVKPEQVRQALHHDELVPCFQPLVALATGELIGFEVLARWRHPQQGLILPENFISIAESEGLIGELTDQILGKAFLSAPSLPEALILAVNLSPRQLYDLNLPGQISDAAEKASFPLERLKLEITENALVDDIAGARKTIGRLKALGCKLALDDFGTGYSSLQHLHVLPFDELKIDRSFVAAMTRKRESRKIVAAIIGLGHSLGLSTLAEGIETEAQADMLLRLGCKQGQGWLYGQPLEAASIGEVIRRTPRIPSVPNQTTQWVVSSLEALPAQRLAQMQAIYDGAPVGIAFLDCNLRYISINKRLAEMNGSAIAAHLGKTVEEMIPDAYPILKPYLLRALRGEAISDVLVSRPGVKLGGADWAALLSYHPALDEGDEVIGIAVAVVDVTRRERAEEALAASKDHFENMVELIPQMPWTMSPEGDILDVSSRWSRTTGLSKEDSLKRGWLHALHPEDVDPTVKIVNDALRTGEPIDVEYRVVRPEGGWRWMRARGTALRGPSGEIIRWYGSVEDIEALKQMEEALRMSRGYQKVPGSKP, encoded by the coding sequence ATGATGGTAAAACCGGAGCAAGTACGCCAGGCGTTGCACCACGATGAGCTAGTGCCTTGCTTTCAGCCGCTTGTAGCATTGGCTACCGGAGAGCTCATCGGCTTCGAGGTTCTGGCCCGATGGCGGCATCCCCAGCAGGGTCTCATTCTGCCCGAGAATTTCATCTCCATTGCGGAGTCGGAGGGCTTAATCGGGGAGTTGACCGACCAGATCCTCGGAAAAGCATTTCTGTCTGCGCCATCGTTACCGGAGGCGCTCATCCTGGCAGTGAATCTATCGCCACGACAACTCTATGACCTCAATCTGCCCGGTCAGATTAGCGACGCTGCGGAGAAGGCAAGCTTCCCTCTGGAACGGCTCAAGCTGGAGATTACAGAGAATGCGCTGGTCGACGATATCGCCGGAGCAAGGAAGACCATCGGCAGGTTGAAAGCACTCGGCTGCAAGCTTGCTCTCGACGACTTCGGCACCGGCTACTCCAGCCTGCAGCACCTCCACGTTCTCCCGTTCGACGAGTTGAAGATCGATCGCAGCTTCGTCGCCGCAATGACCAGAAAGCGGGAGAGCCGAAAGATCGTCGCTGCCATCATAGGTCTTGGGCACAGCCTCGGACTCAGCACGCTCGCAGAAGGCATTGAGACTGAGGCGCAGGCAGACATGCTGCTGCGACTTGGGTGTAAGCAAGGGCAGGGATGGCTCTATGGACAGCCTCTGGAGGCTGCCAGCATCGGAGAGGTGATCCGCAGAACCCCTCGCATCCCTTCCGTCCCGAATCAAACCACGCAGTGGGTCGTGTCGAGCCTCGAGGCTCTCCCTGCCCAGCGTCTGGCGCAGATGCAGGCAATCTACGACGGAGCGCCCGTCGGTATTGCGTTTCTTGACTGTAACCTGCGCTACATCAGCATCAATAAGCGACTTGCCGAAATGAACGGTTCCGCGATCGCTGCTCACTTGGGAAAGACAGTAGAGGAGATGATTCCGGACGCCTACCCGATCTTGAAGCCGTATCTGCTTCGTGCCTTGCGAGGAGAGGCCATCTCGGACGTCCTCGTCTCCCGGCCCGGGGTCAAACTCGGAGGAGCAGATTGGGCAGCTCTTCTTTCTTACCACCCGGCGCTGGATGAGGGTGATGAGGTGATCGGCATTGCGGTTGCTGTCGTCGACGTTACGCGTCGTGAGCGTGCCGAAGAAGCGCTGGCTGCAAGCAAAGATCACTTTGAAAATATGGTCGAGTTGATTCCTCAGATGCCGTGGACGATGAGCCCGGAAGGAGACATCCTGGACGTCAGCTCGCGTTGGTCGCGCACCACGGGTCTCAGCAAAGAGGACTCACTCAAAAGGGGATGGCTCCATGCGCTGCACCCGGAGGATGTCGACCCTACCGTTAAGATCGTCAACGACGCGCTACGCACCGGGGAGCCAATCGATGTGGAGTACCGCGTAGTTCGGCCCGAGGGCGGTTGGCGCTGGATGCGCGCGCGAGGGACGGCTCTCCGTGGTCCTTCCGGCGAGATCATCCGTTGGTACGGAAGTGTAGAAGATATTGAAGCACTGAAGCAGATGGAGGAGGCGCTTAGGATGAGCCGGGGATATCAAAAGGTTCCAGGAAGCAAGCCATGA
- a CDS encoding M23 family metallopeptidase, whose translation MRTPNSANLLLFPLCVALTGCGKPLLDLPASVNTIGQATPIAVHVQASHGVSKLTATFAQNGAQYQAWQSPAASKDADTTFNFEVGVKTTPQLHDGPARLILEATSGGLFHGTTRMEREVNVVTQPPLVSADSDQHYLYLGMADLATMNITGTYTSAGVRVGDQTFRAWPMPGGKPGLFSLFAFAWNMPAGTTPLVYASNGSGNDVMTPLTVIFPKKEQPVYTQHEIQISDQFLQKVLGELDPNGTGDPVARFVKINTEMRQANNKTLANLQFKTADSFLWSQPFTRQSHAQAEATFADVRSYMYHGKKIDQQVHLGYDLASTQHVGVEASNDGRIVWAAPLGIYGNCIVVDHGYGLQTIYGHMSRIDMHVGDMVKRSQVMGLSGMTGMAGGDHVHFAMQLDGVQIDPKEWWDAHWIKDHVVRRVDLPGFSK comes from the coding sequence GTGAGAACCCCTAATTCTGCAAACCTCCTTTTGTTTCCGCTATGCGTGGCTCTAACCGGCTGCGGTAAGCCCTTGCTCGACCTGCCTGCATCTGTAAACACCATCGGACAAGCAACGCCCATCGCCGTACACGTCCAGGCTTCCCACGGCGTCAGTAAGCTGACTGCCACCTTCGCCCAGAACGGCGCACAATACCAGGCTTGGCAGAGTCCCGCTGCCTCGAAGGATGCGGACACTACATTCAACTTCGAGGTTGGCGTCAAGACCACTCCCCAGTTGCATGATGGGCCTGCCCGCCTGATTCTTGAAGCCACCTCCGGCGGTCTGTTCCACGGCACAACCCGGATGGAGCGCGAGGTGAACGTGGTCACTCAGCCACCGCTCGTCAGCGCCGACTCCGACCAGCACTACCTATACCTCGGCATGGCCGACCTCGCCACCATGAACATCACCGGCACCTACACGTCTGCGGGCGTTCGGGTCGGAGACCAGACCTTTCGTGCGTGGCCCATGCCCGGCGGCAAACCCGGCCTCTTCTCTCTCTTTGCGTTCGCCTGGAACATGCCTGCCGGCACGACACCGCTTGTCTATGCCTCGAATGGATCAGGCAATGATGTGATGACCCCGCTGACCGTCATCTTCCCCAAAAAGGAACAGCCCGTCTACACCCAGCACGAGATCCAGATCTCTGACCAGTTCCTGCAGAAGGTTCTGGGTGAGCTTGACCCCAACGGCACGGGCGATCCCGTTGCGCGCTTCGTGAAGATCAACACCGAGATGCGCCAGGCGAATAACAAGACGCTGGCCAATCTGCAGTTTAAGACTGCTGACAGCTTTCTTTGGTCGCAGCCCTTCACGCGGCAGTCGCATGCGCAGGCTGAGGCTACCTTCGCTGATGTGCGCAGCTACATGTACCACGGCAAGAAGATCGATCAGCAGGTGCATCTTGGCTACGATCTGGCCTCCACACAACATGTGGGCGTTGAGGCCTCGAACGATGGCCGCATCGTCTGGGCCGCTCCGCTGGGCATCTATGGCAACTGCATCGTGGTCGACCACGGCTACGGGCTGCAGACTATCTATGGCCACATGAGCCGGATCGACATGCATGTGGGTGACATGGTCAAGCGCTCTCAGGTGATGGGGCTGAGTGGCATGACGGGGATGGCTGGCGGCGACCACGTCCACTTCGCGATGCAGCTCGATGGGGTTCAGATCGATCCCAAGGAGTGGTGGGACGCGCACTGGATCAAGGACCATGTCGTCCGGCGTGTCGATCTGCCTGGCTTCAGCAAGTAG
- a CDS encoding GMC oxidoreductase, which yields MPRLSSLIEDIKSHYSVAVIGSGYGGGIAASRLSRAGQQVCVLERGLEFQPGEYPNTVPEVLAQTQVDSPAAFVGSRTGLYDMRVSDDIDVFCGCGLGGTSLVNANVSLPAEPRVFDDTRWPDEFRADVATKLQRGYQLAQEMLTPSPYPDNFPTLPKLQALEKSAGSLNEKFYRPPINVTFKDGLNAAGVPQKACTLCGDCVTGCNYSAKNTVLMNYLPDARNHGAEIYTQVGVRFLEYKEGLWLIHYQFLDSGRELFDAPTQFITADMVVVSAGMLGSTEILLRSKANGLSVSDRVGQHFTGNGDVLAFGYDTNDVIDGVGYGSLPPQGRDPVGPCITGIIDDRLQPNLDDGMVIEEGSIPGALGDLLPAALAAIAPWAGTNLSPGLGGFVEERTRELESLVCGPYHGAVQNTQTYLVMTHDDASGSMTLEDDRLRLHWPGAGTQPVFQRVNDRLDQASKALGGVYVRNPLWSDLTNHNLITVHPLGGCTMSADATTGVVNHKGQVFSATTGTSVYDSLYVCDGSVMPRSLGVNPLLTISAVAERCCALIAEDRGWTIDYNSTQTLQPSSAPVAVGLRFTEAMKGFFSMHVTDDFAKGSEQGEQDNSNFEFILTVIADDLDQLLASPDHPARMVGMATAPALSAKPLTVSKGEFRLLVTDPSQPDSRLMTYAMNLTSEEGKVFVFTGTKIIKNDGILNLWRDSSTLYITISDVSGAVLGKGILVIEPADFMRQMMTMEITNAKDDLERLTSIIRFGKYFAGSLFDVYGGALAPASEFNPQPIPRKKRPLRMCAPEVYHFLTEDHVELRLTRYKGGVKGPVMLSPGYGTSTVAYLIDTVDTNFPEFLYANGYDVWLFDYRASPALPSARTQFSLDDVATKDYPAAVAQVRSVTGAADIQIVAHCVGSMTFLMSMLSGKLQGIRSAVCSQVGFYPTTSPENQLKAIFNVGSFLHDLGIDTVTTDFDPSKWTDILADALLKPNIAGPPCTSAVCRRIWAIYGEVYEHSQLNNATHDAIHEMFGIADITTFNHLLTIIRAGQIVDKDGHDVYLPNIQRLKIPLAFFQAMGNRLFLPEGTERSFELLCAKNGADNYLRLTMPNYEHMDCFIGKNAAQDIFPLLVGQLDGYNLASDTATTAATLHQEPVLS from the coding sequence ATGCCTCGTCTTTCGTCGTTGATTGAGGATATTAAAAGTCATTATTCGGTTGCTGTTATTGGATCAGGATATGGCGGTGGTATTGCAGCGTCTCGGCTCTCACGGGCGGGTCAGCAGGTGTGTGTCCTGGAACGCGGCCTGGAGTTTCAGCCTGGAGAGTATCCAAATACGGTACCCGAGGTGCTCGCCCAAACGCAGGTGGATTCCCCCGCCGCGTTCGTCGGCTCACGAACCGGCTTATACGACATGCGGGTGAGCGATGACATCGACGTCTTCTGTGGCTGTGGACTGGGCGGGACCTCCCTCGTAAATGCAAACGTTTCCCTGCCCGCGGAACCGCGAGTGTTTGACGACACGCGCTGGCCGGATGAGTTCCGCGCCGACGTCGCGACGAAGCTCCAGAGAGGCTATCAACTCGCCCAGGAGATGCTCACACCATCGCCATATCCAGACAACTTTCCTACCCTGCCGAAGTTGCAGGCACTCGAGAAATCGGCCGGATCGCTGAACGAAAAGTTCTATCGACCGCCCATCAACGTTACGTTCAAGGATGGGCTTAATGCAGCCGGAGTGCCGCAGAAGGCATGCACTCTTTGCGGTGACTGCGTGACAGGGTGCAACTATTCCGCGAAGAATACTGTGCTGATGAACTACCTGCCTGACGCGCGTAACCACGGCGCAGAAATTTATACACAGGTAGGCGTGCGTTTCCTTGAGTACAAAGAAGGCCTGTGGCTCATTCACTACCAATTCCTGGATTCTGGCCGCGAATTATTCGACGCGCCAACGCAGTTCATCACTGCGGATATGGTGGTGGTCTCTGCTGGGATGCTCGGCTCCACGGAGATCCTGCTGCGGTCCAAGGCAAATGGACTTAGCGTCTCAGATCGTGTGGGACAGCACTTCACGGGCAACGGCGATGTTCTCGCATTCGGGTACGACACCAACGACGTCATCGATGGTGTTGGATATGGGTCGCTGCCGCCACAGGGTCGAGATCCTGTTGGCCCATGCATCACCGGAATCATCGACGACCGTCTTCAGCCAAACCTGGATGATGGCATGGTGATTGAAGAGGGTTCAATTCCAGGAGCGCTCGGAGACCTGCTTCCCGCCGCCCTGGCGGCGATCGCGCCGTGGGCTGGAACCAACCTCTCACCGGGGTTAGGCGGCTTTGTAGAAGAACGGACGCGGGAGTTAGAGAGCCTGGTTTGCGGCCCCTATCACGGAGCGGTACAGAACACCCAGACCTACCTGGTGATGACGCATGACGATGCGAGTGGCTCCATGACGCTGGAAGATGACCGGCTGCGTCTGCACTGGCCGGGTGCCGGAACTCAACCTGTGTTCCAGCGAGTCAACGATCGACTTGATCAAGCGAGTAAGGCTCTGGGCGGAGTCTACGTAAGGAATCCTCTGTGGAGCGACCTCACCAACCATAATCTCATCACGGTTCACCCGCTAGGCGGTTGTACCATGTCTGCCGACGCTACAACAGGCGTGGTCAACCACAAGGGCCAGGTGTTCTCGGCCACTACCGGAACCTCTGTCTACGACAGCCTCTACGTGTGCGACGGTTCGGTTATGCCGCGATCACTTGGAGTAAATCCTCTGTTGACGATCTCGGCAGTTGCTGAGCGGTGTTGTGCGCTCATAGCCGAGGATCGAGGATGGACGATCGACTACAACTCTACCCAAACTCTGCAGCCATCTTCGGCCCCTGTTGCAGTAGGTCTTAGATTTACCGAGGCAATGAAGGGTTTCTTCTCGATGCACGTCACCGACGATTTTGCGAAGGGGAGCGAGCAGGGCGAGCAGGACAACTCTAATTTTGAGTTCATCCTGACAGTCATTGCAGACGATCTGGATCAACTGCTCGCCAGTCCTGACCATCCGGCACGTATGGTCGGTATGGCTACAGCGCCTGCTCTTTCTGCAAAGCCGCTAACAGTAAGCAAAGGTGAATTCCGGCTGCTGGTCACCGATCCCAGTCAGCCAGATTCGCGCCTCATGACGTATGCCATGAATCTCACCTCTGAAGAAGGAAAGGTCTTCGTTTTCACCGGAACCAAGATCATCAAGAACGATGGAATTCTGAACCTCTGGCGTGATTCGTCCACCCTCTACATCACTATTTCGGATGTGTCAGGAGCTGTCCTGGGCAAGGGAATACTGGTGATCGAGCCCGCAGACTTTATGCGACAGATGATGACCATGGAAATTACGAATGCAAAGGACGATCTGGAGCGACTTACCAGCATCATCCGCTTCGGGAAGTACTTTGCCGGATCCCTGTTCGACGTCTACGGTGGAGCGCTGGCACCTGCCAGCGAATTTAATCCGCAACCTATACCGAGAAAGAAACGCCCCCTCCGCATGTGTGCTCCGGAGGTCTACCATTTCCTGACCGAGGATCACGTTGAGCTGCGACTGACGAGATATAAGGGCGGAGTGAAGGGACCTGTGATGCTTTCTCCTGGGTACGGAACGTCAACCGTTGCCTATCTCATCGATACCGTCGATACGAACTTTCCCGAGTTTTTGTATGCGAATGGCTATGACGTGTGGCTGTTCGACTATCGCGCCAGCCCAGCGTTGCCCTCGGCACGTACTCAATTTTCGCTGGACGATGTTGCGACCAAGGATTACCCCGCAGCCGTAGCCCAGGTTCGATCAGTTACAGGTGCTGCAGATATCCAGATCGTCGCACACTGCGTCGGCTCAATGACCTTCCTGATGAGCATGCTTTCGGGCAAGCTTCAGGGGATTCGATCAGCTGTATGCTCGCAGGTTGGGTTTTATCCAACGACTTCGCCGGAAAATCAGCTCAAGGCCATCTTTAATGTCGGATCTTTTCTACATGATCTCGGCATTGACACTGTTACTACTGACTTCGACCCTTCGAAGTGGACGGATATCCTTGCCGACGCCTTGCTGAAACCGAACATCGCCGGACCGCCATGTACCAGTGCGGTGTGCCGCCGCATCTGGGCAATCTACGGCGAAGTATACGAACATTCACAATTGAATAACGCTACTCACGACGCAATTCATGAGATGTTTGGCATCGCCGATATCACAACGTTCAACCATCTGCTGACCATCATCCGGGCAGGTCAAATTGTCGATAAAGACGGTCATGATGTGTACCTCCCGAACATTCAAAGGCTTAAGATTCCGCTGGCCTTCTTTCAGGCAATGGGAAATCGCCTCTTCCTACCCGAAGGGACCGAACGCAGCTTCGAACTATTGTGCGCTAAGAACGGGGCCGACAATTACCTCCGCCTGACAATGCCCAACTACGAGCACATGGACTGCTTTATAGGAAAGAACGCTGCTCAGGATATTTTCCCGCTGCTCGTCGGACAGCTCGACGGTTATAACTTAGCTTCGGACACAGCCACGACGGCGGCAACGCTTCATCAAGAGCCGGTCCTGAGCTAA
- a CDS encoding amidohydrolase family protein yields the protein MKSRKSIPEEMRATRRSFAHFPCGDLRDRVSTGMAITLRWFVAVLMGSSICGAQAQKAHLSVRHAYLVTMATEQKEPFSGCILVDRIGKITAVLQNDPPACADADTVVDAAGAWVIPGFVSAHSHLWQSAYRGLAADQTLLGWIDALYGKAVTKATAEDLYWFTLEGGLDHLRHGITSTYSFNYGGHTPGDKESFSEAELRAEMDAGVRFVHGWEPGKAGPEYTVPIAEERLKTFLDYAHGYGKTEAERARLLSVMINGGTAFDGTEQQAVLEAALMKRFDLGNQSHYLEQPETQIVDRDEMWPWFVKNGLVTNRMFFGHFIHTSSQILADTAKAGAGMSWNPLSNGRLASGTADIPLYLKMGIRVGMGVDGEASADLADPFENMRTGLYAIRAKYENAGVMNPYDVLRLHTMGSSDVLGVKDRIGSLEVGKMGDFLLIDPKAYGVVFDPYASLVFVTSEEQVERVYVGGEMMVERGRLLKQDLGKVEGEVDARVRARVVR from the coding sequence ATGAAGTCTCGCAAGAGTATTCCGGAGGAGATGCGTGCCACTCGGCGTAGCTTCGCACATTTCCCTTGTGGTGACCTGAGGGATCGGGTATCAACGGGCATGGCGATTACTCTGCGATGGTTTGTTGCGGTCCTGATGGGAAGTTCAATATGTGGAGCGCAGGCACAGAAGGCTCATCTGAGTGTCCGGCATGCGTACCTTGTAACCATGGCGACGGAGCAGAAGGAGCCTTTCAGCGGATGCATCTTAGTCGATCGGATAGGAAAGATTACTGCGGTGTTGCAGAATGATCCGCCCGCATGCGCCGACGCGGACACGGTCGTGGATGCGGCAGGGGCGTGGGTGATACCGGGGTTCGTGTCGGCACACAGTCATCTCTGGCAAAGCGCGTATCGGGGACTGGCTGCGGACCAGACGCTGCTCGGTTGGATTGATGCGCTCTACGGTAAGGCAGTGACCAAGGCCACGGCTGAGGATCTCTACTGGTTCACGCTTGAGGGCGGACTCGATCATCTGAGGCATGGGATCACGTCGACCTACAGCTTCAACTATGGAGGACACACGCCCGGCGATAAAGAATCCTTCAGCGAGGCGGAGCTACGCGCAGAGATGGATGCAGGCGTCCGTTTTGTGCACGGTTGGGAACCTGGCAAAGCCGGACCAGAGTATACGGTTCCCATCGCAGAGGAACGGTTGAAGACCTTCCTCGACTATGCGCACGGATATGGCAAGACTGAGGCTGAGAGGGCACGGCTGCTGTCGGTGATGATCAACGGAGGAACGGCCTTTGACGGGACAGAGCAGCAGGCGGTCCTTGAGGCCGCGCTGATGAAGCGGTTTGACCTCGGAAATCAAAGCCACTACCTTGAACAGCCGGAGACGCAGATCGTCGACCGGGATGAGATGTGGCCGTGGTTTGTGAAAAACGGGCTGGTGACGAACCGGATGTTCTTCGGACACTTCATCCATACCAGTTCTCAGATCCTGGCTGATACGGCGAAGGCAGGCGCGGGGATGAGTTGGAATCCGCTGTCCAATGGACGGCTTGCGTCGGGTACGGCAGACATACCGCTGTACCTGAAGATGGGCATTCGGGTCGGCATGGGCGTTGATGGTGAGGCGAGTGCCGACCTGGCCGATCCTTTCGAGAACATGAGAACGGGCCTCTACGCGATTCGCGCAAAGTATGAGAATGCCGGAGTAATGAACCCCTATGACGTTCTGCGACTGCACACCATGGGGAGCTCGGATGTGCTCGGCGTGAAGGACCGGATCGGGTCACTGGAGGTGGGCAAGATGGGGGACTTCCTGCTCATCGATCCGAAGGCTTACGGCGTCGTGTTCGATCCGTACGCTTCGCTCGTATTTGTGACCAGCGAAGAGCAGGTCGAGCGCGTATACGTCGGTGGAGAGATGATGGTGGAGCGTGGAAGGCTGCTGAAACAGGATTTGGGGAAGGTAGAGGGTGAAGTGGACGCAAGGGTGAGAGCGCGCGTGGTGCGCTAG